The proteins below come from a single Lepidochelys kempii isolate rLepKem1 chromosome 20, rLepKem1.hap2, whole genome shotgun sequence genomic window:
- the IKZF4 gene encoding zinc finger protein Eos isoform X7: MLLLRPIMRGPWGLQRTPRLAAVAWRSHPQVCTPSRTYGTWRAGDGSQRWKVMAVGALLGLGAGLAYGDHRRQASEAEPNAVAVPGAPYPVFTRQEVGRHRSLAERVWVTYGSEVFDITDFVELHPGGKSKILLAAGGALEPFWAMYAVHSQEHVLEILRGYKVGELSPEEPSQPAQGDPYSGDPPRHPALKVNSLKPFNAEPPAELLTENYLTPNQLFFKRNHLPVPAVDPARYRLEVEGPGGRVLVFSLPELKHRFPKHEVTVTLQCAGNRRSEMSRVRQVKGLEWGVAAISTARWGGVRLRDVLAHAGYTEEDEEAGERHVCFEGLDKDLSGAAYGASIPYRAAMGRGAEVLLAYEMNGEELPQDHGYPLRVVVPGVVGARNVKWLGRVSVSREESPSHWQQNDYKGFSPAVDWDTVDFTTAPAIQELPVQSAITDPAPGATVPPRELTVKGYAWSGGGRGVVRVDVSLDGGRTWHVAELMGEEQRPGRAWAWRLWRLTAPVPPDHTELDIVCKAVDTSYNVQPDTVEPIWNLRGVLSNAWHHVRVTVAED, from the exons ATGCTGCTGCTCAGACCCATCATGAGAGGACCCTGGGGCCTCCAGAGAACACCTAG GTTGGCAGCTGTGGCCTGGAGGTCCCACCCCCaagtctgcaccccctcccgcacttaCGGCACCTGGAGAGCTGGTGACGGCAGCCAGAGATGGAAGGTCATGGCCGTGggtgctctgctgggcctgggcgcTGGCCTGGCCTATGGAGATCACCGCAGACAG GCGTCAGAGGCCGAGCCGAACGCTGTGGCCGTGCCCGGGGCGCCGTACCCCGTGTTCACCCGCCAGGAGGTGGGGCGGCACCGCAGCCTGGCCGAACGGGTCTGGGTGACCTACGGAAGCGAGGTCTTTGACATCACCGACTTCGTGGAGCTGCACCCGGGGGGCAAGAGCAAGATCCTGCTGGCAGCGGGGGGCGCCCTGGAGCCGTTCTGGGCCATGTACGCCGTGCACAGCCAGGAGCACGTGCTGGAGATCCTGCGGGGCTACAAGGTGGGGGAGCTGAGCCCCGAGGAGCCGAGCCAGCCCGCCCAGGGGGACCCCTACTCCGGGGACCCCCCTCGGCACCCTGCCCTCAAAGTCAACAGCCTCAAGCCCTTCAACGCGGAGCCGCCGGCTGAGCTGCTGACCGAGAACTACCTGACGCCTAACCAGCTCTTCTTCAAGCGCAACCATCTGCCGGTGCCGGCCGTGGACCCCGCCCGCTATCGGCTGGAGGtggaggggccggggggccggGTGCTGGTGTTCTCGCTGCCGGAGCTCAAGCACCGGTTTCCCAAGCACGAGGTGACGGTCACCCTGCAGTGTGCCGGGAACCGCCGCTCGGAGATGAGCCGCGTCCGGCAGGtgaaggggctggagtggggcgTGGCGGCCATCAGCACGGCCCGCTGGGGCGGCGTCCGGCTCCGGGACGTCCTGGCGCACGCCGGTTACACGGAGGAGGACGAGGAGGCCGGGGAGCGTCACGTCTGCTTCGAGGGCCTGGATAAGGACCTGAGCGGGGCAGCCTACGGCGCCTCCATCCCCTACCGTGCGGCCATGGGCCGCGGGGCCGAGGTGCTGCTGGCCTACGAGATGAACGGCGAGGAGTTGCCGCAGGACCACGGCTACCCGCTGCGGGTGGTGGTACCAGGCGTGGTGGGCGCCCGCAACGTCAAGTGGCTGGGCCGGGTCTCTGTGAGCCGGGAGGAGAGCCCGAGCCACTGGCAGCAGAATGACTACAAGGGGTTCTCGCCCGCCGTGGACTGGGACACGGTGGATTTCACCACGGCCCCCGCCATCCAGGAGCTGCCCGTCCAGTCGGCCATCACAGACCCCGCGCCAGGCGCCACCGTCCCACCCAGGGAGCTGACGGTCAAGGGCTACGCCTGGAGCGGGGGCGGGCGCGGCGTGGTCCGCGTGGACGTCTCGCTGGATGGCGGCCGGACGTGGCACGTGGCCGAGCTGATGGGCGAGGAGCAGCGGCCAGGCCGGGCCTGGGCATGGCGCCTGTGGCGGCTCACGGCCCCTGTGCCCCCCGACCACACGGAGCTGGACATCGTCTGCAAGGCCGTGGACACCAGCTACAACGTGCAGCCCGACACGGTGGAGCCCATCTGGAACCTGCGGGGAGTGCTGAGCAACGCCTGGCACCACGTCCGCGTCACCGTGGCTGAGGATTAA